A DNA window from Corynebacterium ciconiae DSM 44920 contains the following coding sequences:
- a CDS encoding alpha-glucoside-specific PTS transporter subunit IIBC, with amino-acid sequence MMEKVQRFGSAMLAPVLIFAFAGLAVGLSIIALNEDLAGGVAAEGTWWWSFWTVWQSGAWTVFNQMELLFVLGLPIALAKTANARAVLEAGMVYLTFQYFLSSILENFGDKLGVDFSAEAGGTSGLKEIAGIKTLDTGIFGAIIISAIVVWLHNRYFNTKLPDFLGIFQGTQYVYALGFFIMIPVALLTAFIWPSIQTGIASMQGFFISSGVFGVWLYTFMERILIPTGLHHFIYTPFVFGPAVVPDGITKYWVAHLNEYAASTESLKTLFPSGGFALHGNSKVFAPIGIAAAFYTTARPERRKETLTLLVPVCLTAILIGITEPLEFTFLFAAPILFVVHALLAATMSAIMYSFGVVGNMGGGLIDFVFQNWIPLWSNHHTTYIAQILIGVSFTGIYFVLFRFLILKLDLKTPGREADGGDVKLYSKKEYREMQAAKKAGKSSGAGAEASAEPVADDTYSQRARAFLALLGGPENITDVNNCATRLRVSVADAELVSDNDADFKDAGAMGIVRKGRAFQVIVGMDVPQVRDAFEAMVTDSASA; translated from the coding sequence ATGATGGAGAAAGTCCAGAGGTTCGGCTCAGCCATGCTGGCGCCGGTCCTCATCTTCGCTTTCGCCGGCCTTGCGGTCGGCTTATCAATCATTGCGCTGAATGAAGACTTGGCCGGTGGGGTCGCCGCGGAAGGAACGTGGTGGTGGTCCTTCTGGACCGTGTGGCAATCCGGCGCGTGGACAGTCTTCAATCAAATGGAGCTACTCTTCGTGTTGGGGTTGCCTATCGCTTTGGCAAAAACAGCCAATGCCCGCGCCGTTCTGGAAGCAGGAATGGTGTATCTCACCTTCCAATACTTCCTTAGCTCGATCTTGGAGAATTTCGGCGATAAGCTCGGCGTCGACTTCAGCGCCGAAGCCGGCGGCACCTCTGGATTGAAGGAAATCGCCGGGATCAAGACCCTCGATACGGGTATCTTCGGCGCAATCATCATTTCCGCCATCGTTGTCTGGCTCCATAACCGCTACTTCAACACCAAACTCCCGGACTTCCTCGGCATCTTCCAAGGCACCCAATACGTCTACGCGCTCGGGTTTTTCATCATGATCCCCGTAGCCCTTCTGACTGCCTTTATCTGGCCCAGCATCCAAACCGGTATCGCCAGCATGCAGGGATTCTTTATCTCCTCCGGGGTGTTTGGCGTGTGGCTTTACACCTTCATGGAGCGCATTCTCATCCCCACCGGCCTGCACCACTTTATCTACACCCCGTTTGTCTTCGGCCCGGCTGTGGTCCCTGATGGAATCACCAAGTATTGGGTGGCACACCTCAACGAGTATGCGGCATCCACCGAATCGCTCAAGACGCTGTTTCCCTCTGGTGGTTTCGCGCTGCACGGCAATTCGAAGGTGTTTGCCCCGATCGGTATCGCCGCCGCCTTCTACACCACGGCCCGTCCCGAGCGCCGCAAGGAAACCCTCACCCTGTTGGTGCCCGTGTGCTTGACTGCCATTCTCATTGGCATCACCGAGCCGTTGGAGTTCACCTTCCTATTTGCCGCCCCCATCCTCTTTGTTGTACACGCCCTGCTGGCCGCCACCATGTCCGCGATCATGTACTCCTTCGGTGTGGTGGGCAACATGGGCGGCGGTTTGATCGACTTCGTGTTCCAGAACTGGATCCCCTTATGGTCGAACCATCACACCACCTACATCGCGCAGATTCTCATTGGTGTGAGCTTTACGGGGATTTACTTCGTGCTTTTCCGCTTCCTCATTCTCAAGCTAGATTTGAAAACTCCCGGCCGTGAAGCCGATGGCGGGGACGTGAAGCTGTATTCGAAGAAGGAATATCGTGAGATGCAGGCTGCCAAGAAGGCTGGGAAGTCCAGCGGCGCTGGCGCTGAGGCCAGTGCCGAGCCGGTGGCGGATGATACCTATAGCCAGCGGGCGCGTGCTTTCCTTGCCCTGTTGGGCGGGCCTGAGAACATCACTGATGTCAATAACTGCGCCACCAGGCTGCGGGTTTCTGTTGCCGATGCCGAGCTAGTTTCGGATAATGATGCCGACTTTAAAGACGCCGGAGCTATGGGCATCGTGCGTAAGGGCCGAGCCTTCCAAGTGATCGTAGGCATGGATGTCCCCCAAGTCCGCGACGCCTTCGAAGCGATGGTGACAGACAGCGCCTCTGCCTAA
- a CDS encoding MurR/RpiR family transcriptional regulator, producing MNLAEHVQRIDLRLSATERDVLAFILAEQEFVADATLSAVAHRAFTSTSSVIRLTQKLGFAGFAELKFFIKNSLAHIPTPSEDLVGVLRSDVEATLDTMDSTDLSEIMAWLAGARTLYCFATGYAQRLATEEFAKSLISSRRYTVVLPTVNEFSASTAVMGPEDMVIIVSLSGATEGLEEILREVTLRGLTVLLIAARSDGYISHYADRTLTYTSTPTMTSIQTGLHHSFVGLNVLLDYLARSLIVFNEQQLESRQP from the coding sequence ATGAATCTGGCGGAGCACGTACAAAGAATCGATCTGCGGCTGAGCGCCACGGAACGCGATGTGTTGGCCTTCATTTTGGCCGAGCAGGAGTTCGTAGCGGACGCCACCTTAAGCGCAGTCGCGCATCGTGCTTTTACGTCTACCTCAAGCGTGATCCGCCTGACCCAAAAGCTCGGCTTCGCCGGTTTCGCCGAGCTGAAGTTCTTTATTAAAAACTCCCTCGCCCACATTCCCACGCCCTCCGAGGATCTCGTCGGCGTGCTGCGCTCGGATGTTGAGGCCACCTTGGACACGATGGATAGCACGGATCTCTCCGAGATTATGGCGTGGCTTGCAGGGGCGCGCACGCTCTATTGTTTCGCTACCGGCTATGCGCAGCGTTTAGCCACAGAGGAGTTTGCGAAGTCCTTGATCTCCAGTCGGCGCTACACCGTGGTGCTGCCGACAGTCAACGAGTTCAGTGCCTCCACCGCCGTCATGGGGCCGGAAGATATGGTGATTATCGTCTCGCTATCGGGCGCCACCGAGGGCCTAGAGGAGATCCTGCGCGAGGTGACGCTTCGCGGACTTACGGTACTGCTCATCGCAGCCCGTAGCGACGGCTATATCTCTCACTACGCTGATCGCACCCTCACCTATACCTCGACTCCTACGATGACGAGTATCCAAACAGGCCTCCACCATTCCTTTGTGGGACTGAACGTATTGCTCGATTATCTTGCCCGAAGCCTGATTGTGTTTAACGAACAGCAACTCGAAAGTAGACAACCGTGA
- the meaB gene encoding methylmalonyl Co-A mutase-associated GTPase MeaB, whose product MEGTREYLEDNLGSLTTTAGTDLGTATAVAPEKVKRARRRINVEELFDGVRSGERTAIARAITLLESSAAAHRVLAQELLVKLLPFSGNALRVGITGVPGVGKSTTIENLGMKLVNEGHKVAVVAVDPSSTKTRGSILGDKTRMAKLSAQDNAFIRPSPSAGTLGGVAKATRESMVVFEAAGFDIIIVETVGVGQSEVAVSNMVDCFTFLALSGAGDQLQGIKKGVLEMADVVAINKADGANKKNAKRAARELAAAMRMVRSEDDDWHPPTITMSAVEDTGITEFWDIVQQHHQCQRETGAFERLRRDQQVGWMWQMVHETILQRLNTNPEVQDTRQLVESQLKQGQITPTLAAERILKAFDGASD is encoded by the coding sequence ATGGAGGGCACGCGCGAATACCTCGAGGATAACCTCGGATCGCTGACTACCACGGCCGGAACCGATCTTGGAACCGCCACCGCCGTGGCCCCAGAGAAGGTGAAAAGGGCACGCCGCCGTATCAATGTCGAGGAGCTTTTCGACGGCGTCCGCAGCGGCGAGCGCACCGCGATCGCGCGCGCCATCACCCTGCTGGAATCGAGCGCGGCAGCCCACCGGGTGCTCGCCCAAGAACTACTCGTCAAACTGCTGCCCTTCAGTGGCAACGCTTTAAGGGTCGGCATCACCGGCGTACCTGGGGTAGGAAAGTCCACCACTATCGAAAACCTCGGCATGAAGCTGGTGAATGAGGGCCACAAGGTAGCGGTGGTGGCCGTAGATCCGTCCTCCACCAAAACCCGCGGCTCGATTCTGGGCGATAAGACCCGCATGGCTAAGCTATCGGCCCAGGACAATGCATTTATTCGCCCCTCGCCCTCCGCGGGTACCCTCGGCGGGGTGGCGAAGGCCACCCGGGAATCGATGGTGGTGTTTGAGGCCGCTGGGTTCGACATCATCATTGTAGAGACCGTCGGCGTGGGCCAAAGTGAGGTAGCGGTGTCCAATATGGTGGACTGCTTTACCTTTTTAGCGCTCTCGGGAGCGGGCGATCAGCTCCAAGGCATCAAAAAGGGTGTGCTGGAGATGGCCGATGTGGTGGCTATCAATAAGGCGGATGGGGCAAATAAGAAAAACGCCAAGCGCGCCGCCCGTGAGCTGGCTGCTGCGATGCGCATGGTGCGCTCGGAGGATGACGACTGGCATCCGCCCACAATCACGATGTCTGCGGTGGAAGATACCGGCATCACTGAGTTTTGGGACATTGTTCAGCAACACCACCAGTGCCAGCGCGAGACCGGCGCCTTCGAACGGCTTCGACGCGACCAGCAGGTCGGCTGGATGTGGCAGATGGTGCACGAAACGATTCTGCAGCGGCTCAATACCAACCCCGAGGTGCAAGACACACGGCAACTGGTGGAGTCTCAGCTCAAGCAGGGACAGATCACCCCGACTCTCGCCGCTGAACGGATCCTGAAGGCCTTCGACGGCGCCAGCGACTAG
- the scpA gene encoding methylmalonyl-CoA mutase, producing the protein MTTIPNFADVARTPEAATAASKVDEIKGEEQVWATPERIDVARVFTRENRDEAVNDTPAHPLDSFPGMPPFMRGPYPTMYTNQPWTIRQYAGFSTAAESNAFYRRNLAAGQKGLSVAFDLATHRGYDSDNERVLGDVGMAGVAIDSILDMRQLFEGIDLSSVSVSMTMNGAVLPILALYIVAAEEQGVKPEQLAGTIQNDILKEFMVRNTYIYPPQPSMRIISNIFEYTSMKMPRWNSISISGYHIQEAGATADLELAYTLADGVEYIRAGKAVGLDVDKFAPRLSFFWGISMNTFMEIAKLRAGRLLWSELVAKFDPKNPKSQSLRTHSQTSGWSLTAQDVYNNVPRTCIEAMAATQGHTQSLHTNALDEALALPTDFSARIARNTQLLLQQESGTVRPVDPWAGSYYIEWLTNELANRARKHIQEVEDAGGMAQATAEGIPKLRIEESAARTQARIDSGRQALIGVNKYVVAEDEQIEVLKVENSRVRQEQLDKLERLRADRDEEAVTKALEALTYAAAHEDEKVAGDLSLNLLKLSVDAARAKATVGEISMALEKVFGRHEAEIRTLSGVYKDEVGKEGQVSNVQRAIAMADAFEAEEGRRPRIFIAKMGQDGHDRGQKVVASAYADLGMDVDVGPLFQTPAEAARAAVDADVHVVGVSSLAAGHLTLVPALKEELKKLGREDIMIVVGGVIPPGDFQELYDDGAAAIYPPGTVIADSAIDMMQKLAADLGFDLPDPKEDAAAEA; encoded by the coding sequence ATGACCACCATCCCAAATTTCGCTGATGTTGCTCGTACCCCCGAGGCCGCCACAGCGGCCAGCAAGGTAGACGAGATCAAGGGCGAGGAGCAGGTCTGGGCCACCCCGGAGCGCATTGATGTTGCCCGCGTGTTCACCCGTGAGAACCGCGATGAGGCAGTCAACGACACCCCGGCGCACCCGCTGGATTCCTTCCCCGGTATGCCGCCTTTCATGCGCGGTCCGTACCCCACGATGTACACCAACCAGCCGTGGACCATTCGCCAATACGCCGGCTTCTCCACAGCGGCCGAGTCGAACGCCTTCTACCGCCGTAACCTGGCAGCCGGCCAGAAGGGTCTATCGGTGGCTTTCGACCTTGCCACGCACCGTGGCTATGACTCCGACAACGAGCGCGTGCTGGGCGATGTGGGTATGGCCGGTGTGGCCATCGACTCCATCCTCGATATGCGTCAGCTCTTCGAAGGCATTGACCTCTCGAGCGTGTCGGTGTCGATGACCATGAATGGGGCCGTGCTGCCGATCTTGGCTCTCTACATCGTCGCTGCCGAAGAGCAGGGCGTGAAGCCGGAACAGCTGGCCGGAACCATTCAGAACGACATTCTGAAGGAGTTCATGGTCCGCAACACCTACATCTATCCGCCGCAGCCGTCCATGCGCATCATCTCCAACATCTTCGAGTACACCTCGATGAAGATGCCGCGCTGGAACTCGATTTCTATCTCCGGCTACCACATCCAGGAGGCCGGCGCGACCGCCGATCTGGAGCTGGCCTACACCCTCGCCGACGGTGTGGAATACATCCGCGCCGGTAAAGCCGTGGGGCTTGATGTGGACAAGTTCGCACCGCGTCTGTCCTTCTTCTGGGGCATTTCCATGAACACCTTCATGGAGATCGCAAAGCTGCGTGCTGGTCGTCTGCTCTGGAGCGAGCTGGTGGCTAAGTTCGATCCGAAGAACCCGAAGTCCCAGTCGCTGCGTACCCACTCCCAGACCTCGGGGTGGTCTTTGACTGCTCAGGACGTGTACAACAACGTGCCGCGTACCTGCATCGAAGCCATGGCCGCCACCCAGGGTCACACCCAGTCGCTGCACACCAACGCCCTCGACGAGGCGCTGGCGCTGCCCACCGACTTCTCCGCCCGCATTGCTCGTAACACCCAACTGCTGCTGCAGCAGGAGTCCGGTACTGTGCGCCCGGTGGATCCCTGGGCTGGTTCCTACTACATCGAGTGGCTCACCAACGAGCTCGCCAACCGCGCCCGTAAGCACATCCAAGAGGTGGAAGACGCCGGCGGCATGGCTCAGGCCACCGCCGAGGGTATTCCGAAGCTGCGCATCGAGGAATCCGCTGCTCGTACTCAGGCTCGCATCGACTCCGGCCGTCAAGCCCTCATCGGTGTGAACAAATACGTAGTGGCCGAGGATGAGCAGATCGAGGTGCTCAAGGTGGAGAACTCGCGCGTGCGCCAGGAGCAGCTGGACAAGCTCGAGCGTCTCCGTGCCGACCGCGATGAAGAGGCTGTCACCAAGGCCCTCGAAGCCTTGACCTACGCCGCCGCCCACGAGGACGAAAAGGTTGCGGGGGATCTCTCCCTCAACCTGCTCAAGCTCTCGGTGGATGCGGCCCGCGCCAAGGCCACCGTGGGTGAGATCTCCATGGCGCTGGAGAAGGTCTTCGGTCGCCACGAGGCCGAAATCCGCACGCTTTCTGGCGTGTACAAGGACGAGGTCGGAAAGGAAGGCCAGGTGTCTAACGTTCAGCGCGCCATCGCAATGGCCGATGCCTTCGAGGCAGAGGAGGGACGCCGCCCGCGTATCTTCATTGCCAAGATGGGCCAGGACGGCCACGACCGTGGCCAGAAGGTGGTTGCCTCCGCCTACGCCGATCTCGGAATGGACGTTGATGTGGGACCGCTGTTCCAGACTCCGGCCGAGGCTGCCCGTGCCGCGGTGGATGCCGACGTGCACGTGGTGGGCGTGTCTTCCCTCGCCGCCGGTCACCTCACCTTGGTTCCAGCACTGAAGGAGGAGCTGAAGAAGCTCGGCCGCGAAGATATCATGATCGTGGTCGGTGGCGTGATTCCGCCCGGCGATTTCCAAGAGCTCTATGATGACGGCGCGGCCGCGATCTACCCGCCCGGCACCGTGATCGCAGACTCTGCCATCGATATGATGCAAAAGCTCGCCGCTGATCTCGGTTTCGATCTTCCCGATCCGAAGGAGGACGCCGCCGCAGAGGCTTAA
- a CDS encoding methylmalonyl-CoA mutase family protein, whose product MTDTQSGTPNADLPENYSEMENAWHKAVAKVFARVQKKDVADVPLDVWKKLVKATYNDVDIKPLYNRADELAEAAAPGHFPYLRGDKTAHAREGWGVAESFEGETANKDILHALRVGTTHLIIDGTDLENTLDGVLLDLAPIRLNSGAKVSAAASALYRLIDDAGEDVAAGVTIDLGAAPLTAPYDGSETIDLDEAVELAVAASKRPGSVRAILVDTVPLSNQGASDIQEIGYGIAAGVEYLRALVDAGLSAEDALAQIAFRVAVTDDQFAQIAKLRALRTLWARVAEVIGVPEAGSAVVHAVTAPVMFSQRDPWVNMLRVTVAAFAGGVGGAQDIEVLPFDAAVPGGMPNASRGFAHRIARNTNLLLLEESHLGHVIDPAGGSFYVESLTAQVADHAWEIFTTIEGEGGFASSTETVQAALDKQAEITRVDVAHRRKKVTGINEFPNLAETPLPPEKRDATPGIRRWAAEFERLRDRSDEFLAAKGERPQIGLIPLGPLAKHNVRTGFTTNLLATGGIQALNPGQVEPGTEEFTAAAQATPIVVICGTDQEYAASGEEAVKALREAGVKEILLAGAEKSFADAEAQPDGYVNMTIDAAGTLSELLDKLGA is encoded by the coding sequence GTGACTGATACACAGTCCGGTACCCCCAACGCTGATCTTCCCGAGAACTACTCGGAGATGGAGAACGCGTGGCACAAGGCAGTAGCCAAAGTGTTCGCACGGGTACAGAAGAAAGATGTCGCCGACGTTCCACTCGATGTGTGGAAGAAGTTGGTGAAGGCCACCTATAACGATGTAGACATCAAGCCGCTGTATAACCGGGCCGATGAGCTCGCGGAGGCCGCGGCCCCCGGACACTTCCCGTACCTGCGTGGTGATAAGACCGCTCATGCCCGCGAGGGCTGGGGAGTGGCCGAGTCCTTCGAGGGCGAGACCGCTAACAAGGACATCCTGCACGCTCTGCGTGTGGGCACCACCCACCTCATCATCGATGGCACCGATCTGGAAAACACCCTTGATGGCGTGCTGCTGGATCTGGCCCCCATTCGCCTCAACTCCGGCGCCAAGGTGTCCGCCGCGGCTTCTGCGTTGTACCGGCTCATCGACGACGCCGGTGAGGACGTTGCCGCAGGGGTCACCATTGATCTCGGCGCGGCTCCGCTGACCGCCCCCTACGATGGCTCCGAAACCATCGACCTAGATGAGGCTGTGGAGCTGGCGGTGGCTGCCTCTAAGCGCCCCGGTTCGGTGCGCGCGATCCTAGTCGATACCGTTCCTCTGTCCAATCAGGGCGCCAGCGATATCCAGGAAATCGGCTATGGCATTGCCGCCGGTGTGGAGTACCTGCGTGCGCTTGTCGACGCCGGGCTCTCGGCCGAAGACGCCCTCGCTCAGATCGCATTCCGCGTTGCTGTCACCGACGACCAATTCGCACAGATCGCCAAGCTGCGTGCTCTGCGCACCCTGTGGGCCCGCGTTGCCGAGGTGATCGGCGTGCCCGAGGCAGGCTCGGCTGTGGTGCACGCAGTGACCGCCCCGGTGATGTTCTCCCAGCGCGATCCGTGGGTGAACATGCTGCGTGTCACCGTGGCCGCCTTCGCGGGCGGTGTTGGTGGCGCCCAAGACATCGAGGTGCTTCCCTTTGACGCGGCCGTGCCCGGGGGCATGCCCAATGCCTCCCGCGGCTTTGCTCACCGTATCGCCCGCAACACCAACCTGCTACTTCTGGAGGAGTCGCACCTGGGGCATGTGATCGACCCCGCCGGTGGTTCCTTCTACGTTGAGTCCCTCACCGCTCAAGTGGCGGATCACGCATGGGAGATTTTCACCACGATCGAGGGCGAGGGCGGCTTTGCCTCCTCTACCGAGACCGTGCAAGCCGCGCTGGACAAGCAAGCCGAGATCACTCGCGTGGATGTGGCTCACCGCCGCAAGAAGGTCACGGGCATCAACGAGTTCCCGAATCTCGCCGAAACACCTCTGCCCCCGGAAAAGCGCGACGCCACCCCCGGCATTCGCCGCTGGGCCGCCGAGTTTGAGCGCCTGCGCGACCGCTCGGACGAGTTCCTCGCCGCCAAGGGTGAGCGCCCGCAGATCGGTCTGATCCCGCTGGGACCGCTGGCCAAGCACAATGTGCGCACCGGCTTCACCACCAACTTGCTCGCCACCGGCGGCATCCAGGCCCTCAACCCGGGCCAGGTTGAGCCCGGTACCGAGGAGTTCACCGCCGCCGCGCAGGCCACGCCGATCGTGGTGATCTGCGGTACCGACCAGGAGTATGCCGCCTCCGGCGAAGAGGCCGTGAAGGCCCTGCGCGAGGCCGGTGTGAAGGAGATTCTGCTGGCCGGTGCGGAGAAGTCCTTCGCCGATGCCGAAGCTCAGCCGGACGGCTACGTAAACATGACCATCGATGCGGCCGGCACCCTGTCCGAGCTGCTCGACAAGCTGGGAGCGTGA
- a CDS encoding TVP38/TMEM64 family protein produces MHRLSTAVRRTYDSLRGMGRGFVALPRSRQLAVVVLILAVIAVPLVVDVPSAEQWRSWSETLGPGFVFAFAGIYIVATQFPIPRTVFTLASGVLFGPLVGMAVALGCTTVSAWISLSLVRAFLSDWIRPHLTHPAVATINTHLRRRGWLAVTSLRMIAGIPFSILNYVAALSEVPRGWFTLATLIGSAPGTIATVVLGSALSHGGDARMVMITIALLILGCTGMLIDALLPVRPPSPPQAQPSV; encoded by the coding sequence ATGCACCGCCTCTCCACCGCCGTCCGCCGCACGTACGACAGTCTGCGCGGCATGGGGCGCGGTTTTGTCGCCCTGCCGCGAAGCCGGCAGCTCGCCGTTGTGGTGTTAATCCTCGCCGTGATCGCGGTGCCGCTCGTGGTGGATGTTCCCAGCGCCGAGCAATGGCGCAGCTGGAGCGAGACACTCGGACCTGGGTTCGTCTTCGCCTTCGCGGGCATCTACATTGTGGCCACCCAATTTCCTATTCCCCGCACCGTGTTCACCCTCGCCAGCGGGGTGCTCTTCGGCCCCCTCGTGGGCATGGCGGTGGCGCTGGGATGTACCACCGTCTCGGCGTGGATCTCATTGAGTCTGGTGCGGGCTTTCCTCAGTGATTGGATCCGGCCCCATCTCACCCACCCAGCTGTGGCCACCATCAACACCCACTTGCGTCGCCGCGGCTGGCTGGCCGTCACGAGCCTGCGGATGATCGCCGGGATCCCCTTTTCCATCCTCAACTACGTGGCCGCCCTCTCTGAGGTACCGCGGGGTTGGTTCACCCTCGCCACACTCATCGGCTCGGCGCCGGGCACCATCGCAACCGTGGTGCTGGGCTCGGCTCTGAGTCACGGCGGCGACGCCCGCATGGTGATGATCACCATCGCACTGCTCATCTTGGGCTGCACGGGAATGCTTATCGACGCCCTCCTCCCCGTCAGACCACCCTCCCCGCCACAGGCTCAGCCTTCGGTATAG